The Salvia hispanica cultivar TCC Black 2014 unplaced genomic scaffold, UniMelb_Shisp_WGS_1.0 HiC_scaffold_617, whole genome shotgun sequence genome contains the following window.
ATGATTACACAGATTAACATCAGGCGTGTTAGGCTTCCCATTCTTATCCAACGACTTAATCCAGAACTCAAAGAGCTGCTTCATGTCCTCCCACCGCTGCGTCGTCATCCAATCCGCGAACTTATTCATCAGACTCTCCGCATCAAGCGATTGCGAGAGCATCTGCATCCGCGATCCCTGCGTCTGCTGCAGAATCCCTAACCCGATTGGGACGAGCGCACCGTCTCCCCATCGCTGCGGAAGGATTCCGCCAGTTCTCACTGTAGCGAGGACTGCCGGAAGCAGGATTCGGCGGGAGCGGCGGCGGAATCGAGGCCGGCGAATCCGCCAGCTGCGGCTCCGCCTGGAGGTGAACAAATGTGGATATGAATTTGAGGTTCTGGCGGTGGAGGTAAGGCCGCGACTTCGCCAGAAACGCGATCGGCGCCATGGCGGATGGATACAGAATTACGTATGGAAATTGTATctataaattcaatttcatgcgatttggaattttgttatttgtaaACGAAATGAGAgctaatttttgaaaaaatagtaaaagaagaGTAGGATTTCAGTGGGGATTTAggtttatatattagttttataataaaatgtgagtaggaatgagttagtggaatatgaggttcactaccaaaaatggtaaaaagtgaaatgagacaaactttgtgggacagaccaaaatggaaaaatgagataatctttgtgggacggaggtagtatttgtTACACGCACAATTCCACTATCTCTTCTCCTGTTGGTCCAAGAATTTTTCCTAGtaaaaaattttggtttgaGCTTGTTAAATTCATTAGAGAATAATGATGATGTCTGCTTTTGTGATTAGCTTAGTGATTTTCTCAGCCTTGGCTGCCTCTTCAGGTAAAAACTATGTACTACtagttttaatatatcttCTTCAACTTATTAAAACAGCTGTCTTCTCTTGCAGATGCAACCTTTTGCTTGTGCAACTCAGGGCTGGGCGACATCGTGCTGCAGAAAACCATCGATTACGCTTGCAGAAACGGAGCTGATTGCTCAGAAATCAGCCAAAGTGGGAACTGTTACAATCCAAACACCCTCCAAGATCACTGCAATTACGTTGTTAATAGTTTATATCATAAGAAATCTCACCTTGGTACAACTTGTAATTTCCAAGGAGCTGCTCTCTCTCAAAATATCACCAATGGTAACTTCCTATCTTCAtcaaatttcttttgtttttttggtttatttgatttttattaatatttgcaGCTATGCTCGGTGCATGTGTCTACCAGTCTACTCCCAGGTTTCAACTTCACTTTTTCCTTATTCAGAGTTTGATTTTgtggatttttaatatttgcaGAAGCTTTGTTGGAATACATACAAGGttttttagtagtatttctttaGGGAAACAAAATTCTACTACTCGCTAATGACTTTTTATGAATGAAATTCATTGGTAGAACATGTTTCTATTACCTCCTAAGTCGAAACCAATTCTGATctatttcatatatatgaCTTTTTTTCCATAGATGTTGTGATCATTCACTTAAATGCTCATCATGTTTCCCTCTACATTCAATGGATTTACGTATATGATTATCAGATAAACCAACATATATATTGTGATGTGCAGTAAATCAATACTATCTTCGTCCCACAAATATTGCACACTTTGACTGAaccgagttttaagaaatgtaatgaaaagtgagttgaaaaagttggtgggattgGTTTCTACTTTTAAACTTTCGGACGGATCGAAATGGTAAACGGGTcaaattttcaaggacggaggtagtaattgTTTTAACGTAGCTACTAAAACAATGTGTAGAAACCTTAATTAGaaaatagttattttaatttatttgtaattagagaaaatattttttataaaccTCAATCAATATTCTCGTCCTTCAACATCATTATTGAATTTGGGTTTGGTTATGCAATTTTGCTCTTAAAAATGTCATTCTCACaccttttaatttgttgaaatatTATGCAGCGCGGATGGCGGCAACACCACCACCCCGGCGGGGCCAAGGCACCACCATCCCAGGAAGGAGCCTTGGCCCGCCAGCTGGTACCACTCCCGGCGGGGGCCAAGGCACCTCCATCCGGGTAGGAGCCTTGGTCCGCCAGTGGGTACCATCCCTGGCGGGAGCCCTGGCCTTGCGGCGGTACCACCCCAGCGAGGGCCAAGCCACCACCATCCCTGGCGGAGCCTTGGCCCGACAGCCCATATGATATATACCGGCGTCAATGATAAAAGTGCTAGTAGTGTGACACTCATAAGTTCAATAATGCTTGTTGCTGCGTCTCTCTTCCAATTTCTTGTAATGTCTTGGGTTATTTAGCCAAGATTCGAAGCAgctaaattttaagaatttggaccctttttttattttcattcattttcgtttatagtagtaattatttttggggAAGCGGTTGATTTATgattgaatcattttcctaTATATCTATATGAGAGCATGTCGTCCATGTTGGGTAGGGAGTGGTTCTGACTTCTGATCAGTTCTACGTACATTGTTACCTTCGAATtacaattgttttaaaaataaaatagaatgatATTCTAAATGTGGtattgaatttatattatttgttttgtgtgcTATTAATAAGATCCATATTTACAATCCAAAGATTTATTGATAAGAATGCTTGCATTTAGCTATTTTTTCTAAAGTAAGCTGATTTAGTTTGAATAATGCAATGGCTATATAAGCTGATTGAGTTTGAAGAATGTAATgtctgtatatatatacatagaatTGTGATCAATACTAGACCAATtttaaatgcataatcaaaattaaattttggacCACAAGAGGAATTAATCGTCATTAATTTAAGAGGTATAAGATTTAATCCGGTTTAGTTTAAAGAAAAGCCTTGCttggaattaatttattcCTTAATGGTATGAATTTATAATTCCAAGTAAATAAATTCTTTCgatttaattagagagagcCCAATCTCCAAATCAAGAAGGTTGAGGATGGGTGAATCTTTTGAGTTGAATACGAACCTTACGAAATTAATATTcagattaattatataataaattaaatcttttgaTTTAGTTGACGCAAAAAGTTAAACGCTTGGAAGAAGCCGAATCGAAATATAAAATGCATATGCGCAATAGGATAAGTGCAAATAACGAAGTTTTAGCATATTTTTCAAAGCTAAATAgattattactttttcttccaaaGAGAAATCGTGAAGAAGGTAGCATCAAAGATGGAGAATTGTTATCGGGAAATTGTGGAAAAAGAACGAGGTGAACTTTTTTATATGACATTTCTCAAAAACCGAACACGTATTGTTTATTTAAAGGATATTGTTTGTcgtaaataatttttttatgatgtttATCTATTTGGCTATGACAAAATGTTATGAATTGACAGGTCCTAGGGTAATAAACCCTACTCGACTAGAGTACACAATGGACCGCGACCTCAGATAATTATTTACGTTAATACGGATCTCAGATAATTTAAAGAATGGACATCAACTTGATCTTCATGATTTACTAAATTTATCCTAAGTTGTATCATTTGACATAtctaaaatgaattattgttcgattcttgattttattcctctttcttttttcatcttcttaATTACCGCACCTAGTCGCGATTCCACGAGACCTTGCCATCCTTAGAAGGTTTGGTCGTGACATTGCAACATTGCCTCTTTTTTCTTGTCGAAGATTTGTTCTCATGTCGTCGTCTCTCTTCCTCCACACGATTCGAGTAACTCTTCGGCTTTGTGCTCCATCGTCTCTTGTAGCGGGGAGAGTATCTTTGGTGCCAAGTCTCGGGCAATGGCGCTGCACTTTGAGTAGCGTCTCCGTCGTTGCATCGGAGGGAGGTGAATGTGACTCCGATTTTCGATTCCGTGTTTGATGTGCATAGTTCGAATAGGCTTGAGACATGTTCAATCAGGatttaaaactatattttcGTTTGTCCTCCATGGTTAGATTTGTTGGGACTTTTTGTTTGCACCTAGGCAACAATCGTTCCATGTGATCGAATGTGCTTTGATACTATCTACTTGAATATGAACATAGAATTGGAGAAGGTTATTGAGTTATGTATTTCTTCTTATTCTCTCCAAGTCATGACATTCTATAATATATACATCTTTCCTTCGTGTGTGATTCTCTTCCCTTGTTTGACACGTTTCGTCTAGTTGTCAAGTTCGTGTAATTACTACATATCATGTCGTGTCAGCACAAATAGGATGTGTCGCTAACGGCTTTGTTTCGTTGCGGATCGtgttttgatttgaatatatccGGTCGAATTCTATTCAGATTAAAAATTTCCTCAATAAATCGTGTTCAAGTTTGGCATTAACAATTCAGATCGCGATCATGTCAATCTAATAATAATCCAACTATCGACGTTTATATAGTTACCAAAATTCGAACTAAACGAAAATCTAGAGCGATATAATTACCCAAATCTGAATGCAAATTCTAACCCAACCAACAATTTGGAATGCGATAGTTCAAATGTCATACTAGCAACATcactacaataaaaaatatatataatccagtaaatatgaaattagaTTCATTACACTTCAATTCGTGTTCTAACGTCAGCAAAGAAAACTCCTACCatacaaattattaaaaaatataattataatgataatttCGTTTGTTTCTATGATATTATGTCCAAAAATAAGGTACGTCAGATTTATCCGTAGACAAATTACCAAAATatagaagaaatataaagtaaattaaataaaatgcaaaaagaTAGCTAGTAACCCAAATAAGTCCAACTTCACACACTTATAAATACGGACAATACCACTATCTTTTTCCCATGCACATCGGTTCAAGATTTTTACTAGTAGAAAATATCTTTTGAGcttgtttaatttatattagaGAATAATGATGGCTGCTTTTGTGTTTAGCTTTGTGATTTTCTCAGCCTTTGCTGCCTCTTCAGgtaaaaacaaagtaaaagtTTTTGTTAACTTTGAAAtgaatcttcttcttcaattcatcATCTCTCTTGTCTTGCAGTTGCAGCCTATTGCGTGTGCAAATCAGGGCTGAGCGACAGCGTGCTGCAGAAAACCCTCGATTACGCTTGCGGAAACGGAGCTGATTGCTCGGCAATCCTCCCAACTGGGAGGTGTTTCAATCCAAACACCCTCCAAGATCACTGCAGTTATGCTGTTAATAGCTATTATCAGCTGAAATTGCAACTTGGTGCAACTTGTGATTTTCAAGGAGCTGCTGCACCTTCTCAATCTGCCCTTTAGTAATTCcccattttcatcaaaattatatactagtatagtactttttttttgtttaattgatttatttatttatttttgtaatatatatatatttgcagGTGCATGTGGGTCCCAGGCTACTCCAAGGTTTGAACTTCACATTTTCACCTTAATTGATACTCATATCTAGTCCTTCAGCatcattattgaatttagtTTTGGTTATGCAATTTTGCTGttaaaatgtcacatttctcaCTCCTCTTTGTTCAAATATTGTGCAGCACGGGTGGCGGCGGGGGATTTGACCCGGGGGCCGGTGTGGTATATGCATATACTCCCAAGAATAATAGTGTGACACTCATAAGTTCAGGAATAATGCTTGTTGTGTCTCTCTTCCTATCTCTTGAAATATCTAGGGTTATTTAGCCAAGATTCTAAGCAGCAAAATTTGTAAGAGTTTGGaccattttacgttttttcaattattttcgtTTAATAATGACCCGGTGTacagttttatttaaatagaataatactAAATGTGGTGTTGTATTTATATTGGTTGTGTATCGTGATTGAATgcagtagtaataaaatgtcatttttggtaaaatacATTAGGCATAAGATCCAATTTTGATGAAAGATTcactggaaaaaaaaatgggataaCGACACTTTTTAATGCTATTAAAAATGCTAATTTGTGTGTCAAATTATACAACCAACACTTTATAAATTGTCTTTATTGTTAGTGTCTCAACTAAAGTTATGGGACACAAATAAAAGCGTctgaaaaagcaaaagattaagataaattaattgcCTTCAACTGAGGGACACTTTCTTTTGCGTttcaaattatgattattttaaaaaattcaaatgctAGTAGTTGcatatcaatttttatgtcCTTTTGTAGTGATTTAATGATAAGAATGCTTTCGTTTTAATAAATCTCTAAGTAAGTTGATTTAGCTTGAAAATGCAATGTCTATTGcactttaaaacaaattattaatctaCTCCACCTCTCAATGTAATAGGGCAATGGAAAGTTTATTTTCTAGAGAAAGTAAATTATAACAATATGGAGTACATGGTTTTGAAAAGGTGGGGGATTTGTCTATAAATTTCTAAACTTTCGCCAAAT
Protein-coding sequences here:
- the LOC125199665 gene encoding PLASMODESMATA CALLOSE-BINDING PROTEIN 1-like, with amino-acid sequence MSAFVISLVIFSALAASSDATFCLCNSGLGDIVLQKTIDYACRNGADCSEISQSGNCYNPNTLQDHCNYVVNSLYHKKSHLGTTCNFQGAALSQNITNAMLGACVYQSTPRSFVGIHTRFFSSISLGKQNSTTR
- the LOC125199670 gene encoding PLASMODESMATA CALLOSE-BINDING PROTEIN 4-like, whose translation is MMAAFVFSFVIFSAFAASSVAAYCVCKSGLSDSVLQKTLDYACGNGADCSAILPTGRCFNPNTLQDHCSYAVNSYYQLKLQLGATCDFQGAAAPSQSAL